CACCGAGGCGACCTGCTGACCGAGCCGCCCGTCCGCCTGCCCGGGTGCCGCCGGGACGATGAGGATCAGATGGCGGGCGTACACCGGGCACCGCACGATCCAGGACCGCCCCCCGGAGAGGTCCGCGCAGACGCGGGCCACCTCGTCGCGGTCGCGGCCCCGGCACTCGACGACGCAGACCCGGACCGGGTCCGGCAGGCTGGGTTTCAGGGCGCCCGCCACCTGGTGAGCGATCGACAGCTGGCCGGTCATCAGTAGATGCAGCACCGCCTCCCGGCCGCGGGACTCCGCCAGATCGACGCGACGGCGTTTGCGTTCGACGGTCTCGGCCGCCCAGCACATGGCCAGCGGCAGGGCCGCGTCGGCGAGGAGCGTGGGCAGCCCCTCGGGCAGCGGGCGCCGGCCGACCACGGCGAGTACGGGCGCACGGACGTCGGGCGGCGCGTCCAGGGAGAACAGCAGGGCGGTGTGCGCCCCCTTTTCGAGGGAGAAGGAGCGGGCTCCGAGTGCGGTCAGCTCCTTGGCGCACTCGGTCGCGAGGGCGGCCGATGCGGCGCTCGCCGGATCGGGGACCCGGGCCACCCCGTGCAGGACGGTGCCGTCGCTGCCGAGCAGCCCCGCCCAGCCGTCCGCACGCCCCGACAGCCAGCGCAGCAGCTCCTGCGAGCCGCCCGACCGGGCCAGTCCGTGCATGCGCATGACGTCGTCCGCCCGCCTCGGTGCGTGCACCTTCGCGTCGCCCCCGTCCCCTGCCACCGGTGTTCCCGCCAAAAACCGGAGTGCAGCGTACCGGTTCGGCTGTGCGAACTGATACCTCTGCCCGAACACACCGTGCGAACTGATTCTTTCCCTCGTCTGCCCCGCGGCCTAGAGTCCGAACGCGGTTGCGGGCCTTTCGGGGGAGAGGCACGGGGGACGACGGCAGCGGCTCACGGGGGTGGCCGCTGTCGTCGGCCGCAGCCGCCTTCTTCGTGGCGTTGTCAGTGGTGCCCCTTAGCGTCGGAGACCGGAGACGGTCGGCGCACGAGGAGAGGTCACCACCATGGAGTTCCGGATCGAACGCGGCGAGCTCGCGGACGCGGTGGCCTGGGCGGCCCGGGTGCTGCCGACGCGGTCACCCGTTCCCGTGCTGGGCGGTCTGCTGCTGGAGGCGGCGGACGGCACGCTCTGCATTTCCGGCCTCGATTACGAGGCGTCCGCCCGCATCGAGGTACCGGCCGAGATCGTGCGGCCCGGCAAGGTGCTGGTCATGGGCCGCCGGCTGCTGGATGTGTGCCGGGTGTTGCCCGAGGGGGCGGTGGAGTGTGGGGTCGAGGGATCCCGGTTCACCGTGACGGGCAGCGGTGCCGGTTTCGGTCTGTCGGTGCTGCCGCTCGACGACTATCCGGCCCTGCCGCCGCTGCCCGGGGTGCTCGGGGCGGTGGACGGCCAGGAGTTCGCGGATGCGGTCGCCGATGTGTCGGTGGCGGCGGGCCGGGACGACACCCTGCCGACGCTCACCGGGATCCGGCTGGGGCTCGACGGGGACCGGATGACCCTGGCGGCCACGGACCGGTACCGCTTCGCGGTCCGCAGGCTGGCGTGGAAGCCCGCGGCGGCGGACGTCTCGGCCGATGTCGTCGTCTCGGCCCGCCGGCTCTCCGAGATCGCCCGCTCCTTCGGCCGGGCGGGCATGGTCAGCCTGGCGCTGGACAGCGGTTCGGCCGGCTTCGAGCTGGGCGGCATGCGGACCACGGTCCGGCTCCTGGACGGCCGACTGCCGCGCCACGACAAGCTGTTCGCGCTGGCGGACCCGGTCACGGCGGTGACCGAGCGCGAGCCGCTGGTGGAGGCCGTGAAGCGGGTCTCGGTGGTGGCGGACGGGGACAGCCCGCTCCAGTTCGCCTTCGTCGGCGACTCGGTGCTGCTCCAGGCCGGTTACGAGGACGATGTGGCATCCCAGCGACTGCCCGCCGAACTGACGGGGGCCCATGAGCTGACGGTCGCGTTCAACCCGTCGTATCTGATGGACGCGCTGTCCACGTTCGACACCCCGGTCGTCCGGTTCCAGCTGATGGGGCCCGGCCAGCGCGCCATGGTCACCGGGCATACGGACCGGGAGGCGGCGGCGGGCCCCCAGGAGCCGTCGCACCAACACCTGCTCATGTCGGTCAAGCCGCTGATGTAGGGGGCGGCCTCTTCCGCGCGGGCGGACGGCCGCGACCGCGGGGCCGGCCGAGTCGCGACACGACTGCGGGGCCGGGCTGTGTACGCCCGGCCCCGCAGTCGTTCGGCCTGCCTGGTTACTTGGTGAAGTAGAAGTACTTCCAGGCGCCGTGCGTCGTCGAGTTCACGTTGTCGCCCGACGCGTCGTTCACGTACGAGGCGCGGACACGCATCCGGTAACCCGTCTCATGCGTGCCGGTCAGCGTCACGATCGAGCCGGCGGTGCCGAGCGGGAAGTACTGCGAGCCCGCGTCGTACCACTTGCCCCCGTAGTAGAGCTCCAGCGAGAGCAGGTGGCTGCGGTTCTTGTAGTACGTCATCTTCGTGGTGAAGACCGGGTTGGTCGTCTTGTGGAAGTACGCGTACGAGGTGGAGCCGATCTTGACCGTCTTGTACTGCTTGGAGATGGTGGTCGAGACCGCCACCTTGGCGTACGCCGTGGAGGTGACCGTCTTGGGTGCGTAGCGGGCGTCACCCTTGAAGACGGCGGTGACGGTGGTGTCCCGCGTCATGTCGACCGTGGTGGACAGATTGCCCTTGGAGTCGACCGTGCCGGTCTTCGCCAGCTGCTTGGGCCTGTCATGTCCGAACGGATCCACCCACAGCTCGACGGCGCGGTTCTTGTACGTCGTGCCGAGGTGCGCCGTGAACGACACATCGGTGCCGTACGCGTACAGCCCCTTGTTGCGGTTCAGGGTCAGCGAGGAGGCCGCCCGGGAGACGGCGACCTTGTCGCTGCCCGACCCGGGGGAGTGGGTGGCGTCACCCGCGTACGACACCTTGTACGTGACCGTGCTGCCCGCGGGCGGCGTGTCGATGAAGTGGAACGCACCGTCCGGCTTCAGCTCCACCGGGGGCAGGACCTTGCCCGCGGGCGACTCCAGGTCGGTACGCGTCACCGTGGCCGTGGCACCCGCGGCGAACGGGGCGTTCGACTCCGCCCTGCCGGTGACCATGAGCTTCTTGCCGCGCTTCGTCTTCTCCGGGGCGTCGACCGTGACCGTGGTGACGGACCGGTTGGGGTCGGTGAGCACGCGCAGCGAGCGGTCACCGTAACTGTTCACGGTGACGGCGAACAGCCGGCTGGTGTCGGGCGCCCAGGCCAGGCCGGCCGGATCCAGGGTGTCCGCACCGCTGGAGTTCCCGGTGTTGGGGAAGTCGTACGTCCGGACCGGCTTGGCGGTGACGCCCTGCTTGTACACGTAGACATCCGGCTCGTACCAGCCGTCGATGCCGGCGGCGACCGTCCCGTCCGGGGCGATGTCGACAGCGTTGGGGTACGCGTCGGACGGGTACGAGATGTCGGGCGTGAGGTCGGAGGTCCGGTAGGCCTGGTGGTTGTACGGAGAGCCGCTGGCCACCACGAGCTGTGTGCCGTCCGGGCTCAGCGCGAGATCGCGCAGATTGGCCCCGGTGAACGTGGACGCGGTCCGCGTGGCCGTACCGGAGGACACGTCGTACGTGTCCAGTTCCGTCGGGCTCTGGCTCTCGACGCCGACTGCCAGCACGCCGGGTGCGCCGGGAGTGGAGGCCAGGGTCGGCGCCAGGTACCAGGTGCCGGCCGTCTCCTGGTCCACGTTCACGACCGGCTCGGGGCCGGTCAGGTCGAGCGAACCGATGTGGCCGGCGCCGGTCGGTCCGTATCCGAACCAGAGCTTGCCGCCCGCGAGCGCCGGGTACTTCGGGCCCGTGCCGATGCCGGTGTCGTACCGGGCCGACTCCGTGAGCGCCGCGGTGTCGATCGCGACGATGGCGTCGGCGCCCGGGACCGCGGCGTACACCGTGCCGGAATCGGCGGACAGGTCGAGCCCGGTCACTCCGGGAAGCGACGGGAGCGTCGCGACGAGCGCACCGTCGTAGTCGGTGACGAGGACCTTGCCGCCGGTCGGGTCGCTGATGAAGACGCGCTTGTGCACGCCGTCCGTGACGATGTCGCCGACGGATGCGGCAGGAAGAATCTTGCTGGAGTCGGCGGCGGCCGGGTTCGCCGCACCGCCGACCAGCACTACTGAGCTGAAGAGGACCGCGAGCGAGGTCGCGGTGGAGATTCTTCGCGTACGCATGATGATGACTTCTACCCCCACGGTGAAGGGGCCGCGTGACACCCGTAGACGGGACCGGGGTGCGGCCGAGGACCGTAGGGTATGCCATGAGCTTCACAGTAAGTGCACAATTCCCGGCCGGATGCGGCCGGTAACCGGCCGTCCGGACGGACCGGAGCCCGGCCGGCCCCGCCATGGCGATCCGGCGGCTGCCGTCGCTGCGGTGCTACCGGGACTAATCGCAATGCACCGGGCTTTATCCCGGTGGTGAAGCGATTCTCGGAACTGCTCTGACCCGCAGGTCACAGCGGACGATTCTGCTGCTCGATGTACTGACGGACGATCGACAGCGGGGCCCCGCCGACCGACCCGGCGAAGTACGAGCCGGACCACAGCCGTTGCGCCCGCCAGTAGTGCCGGACGAGTTCCGGGTGCTCCTGGCGGAGCCTGCGCGAGCTGACGCCCTTGAGGCTGTTGACCAGCTTGGACAGGGCTACCTTCGGTGGAAAGTTCACGAGCAAGTGCACGTGGTTGTTCTCGCCGTTGAACTCGACGATCTCGCACTCGAAGTCCTTCGCGACGTCCCGCATGATCTCTTCCATCCGGCGAAGGTGGGCGTCGGTGAAGACCTTGTGACGGAACTTCGTCACGAAAACCAAGTGGGCATGGAGGGCGAAAGTGCAGTGCCTGCCAGTACGGATGTTCTGATACTCAGCCATAGACCAATTGTCGTACGCTGATCATCATGCAGCTCAGGTACGCCTTCCGGATGTACCCGAACGGTCCGCAGCGCTCAGCGCTGGCCAGGGCGTTCGGGTGCTCGCGGGTGGTCTATAACGATGCGCTTCGCGCTCGTGAGACCGCCCGCATGGAAGGGCTGCCGTTCGTCACCTCGGCCGAGTTGTCGAAGCAGGTCACAGCGGCGAAGAAGGCCGGGGAACGGGCCTGGCTCAGCGAAGTCTCCGCCGTCGTACTCCAGCAGTCCCTTCGTGACCTGGACACCGCCTACCGGTACTTCTTCGACGGCCTCAAGGGCAAGCGCCCTCGCATGGGTGCACCCCGGTTCAAGAGCCGCAAGGACAACCGCCAGGCCGTACGGTTCACCGCCAACGCCCGCTGGAAGATCACGAACGGCGGCGGCCTGTCGTTGTCAAAGATCGGCGATGTCCGGGTGAAGTGGTCGCGCACGCTGCCGTCTGTTCCGTCCACGGTGACCGTGATCAAGGATGCCGCCGGCCGGTACTTCTGCTCGTTCGTGGTCGAGACCGGGACGGACGACACGTTGCCCGAGGTGGCCGGTCAGGCCGGTATCGACCTGGGGCTGACGCACTTCGCGATCCTCTCGGACGGCACGAAGATCGACAGCCCCCGCTTCTTGCGCCGGGCCGAGAAGAAGCTGAAGCGGGAACAGCGGCGCCTGTCCCGCAAGGCCAAGGGATCCAACAACCGCACGAAGGCCCGTATCAAGGTCGCCCGCGCTCACGCACGGGTGGCCGATGCGCGGCGCGAGTTCCATCACCAGCTCTCCACGAAGCTGATCCGCGAAAACCAAGCGGTCGCAGTGGAAGACCTGGCGGTCAAGGGGCTCGCCCGCACACGCATGGCCAAGTCCATCCATGATGCCGGATGGTCTGCATTCCTGACGATGCTGGAGTACAAGGCTGCCCGGTACGGGCGCACCCTCGTACGCATCGGACGCTTCGAGCCGACGTCTCAGGTGTGCTCGCAGTGCGGCGTCAAGGACGGCCCCAAGCCGCTGCACATCCGCGAGTGGGAGTGCTCGGCGTGCGGGGCCGTCCTCGACCGGGACATCAACGCGGCGGTCAACGTCGCCAAGGCTGCCGGACTGGCAGTGTCAGCCTGTCGAGCGCGGGTAAGACCGGGACTTGTCCCGGCGCAGCGCGAAGAAGCAGGAACCCGCCGAGACGGTCAGCCGACCGTGGTAGGAATCTCCTCCCTTTAGGGAGGGGAGCGGAAGTCAACTCCCGTACACCGCAGTCCTCACCGCGGTGGCCGTCCTGTGCGTGGGCGTCGGCCTCGTGGTGCGCAGTCTGCTCCGACTCAGCCCGACTTCGTGTACGTGAGCTTCTCGCCGGAGTCCGTGTTCACCCGGCTCAGGGTGCCGTCCGGGCGCAGGGTGAGGGTGGTGGCGCTGCCCGGGGTGCAGGACGTCATCGGTTCGCCCTGCGTCACCGCGGACGGGCCGAGGCTGACCGGTTCGCCGTCGGACGGCTCGGTCGCCAGGTCCGCCTCGAAGACGCAGTGGTAGGTGCCGCCGGTGTCCAGCGGTCCCTCTGCGGTGAGAGTGAGGACGGCCTCGCCCACCTGGCCCTGCTGGATGACCAGTTCGCGGGTGGAGTGGCCGGCGGCGTTGTCGATGCTGCCGGACCAGGTGCCCAGATACGCCTCCGGGACGGCTCCCTCGTCGTTGCCGTTCTGCCCGTCGTCCCCGTTCTGCCCGTCGTCGCTGGGCGACGGGTCCTGCGGGCCGTCGGGGGAGGGCGAGTGGGAGGAACCGTCCGACGGGGACGGGTCGGCCGGGCCTGCGGTGGATGCGCCGCGGTCGCTCATGAGCGCGTAGACGGACCCGCCCGCCCCGATGGCGACGAGTACCGCGATCGCGACGAGGGCGACCGTCGAACCGGCGCTCCGGCGGGCGGGGGCGGGGGCGGGCGGCTGGGCGCCGGCCGGGTGGGGCGGGCCGTACGGGGGCGTGGGGCCGAAGCCCGGCTGCTGCGGATAGCCGTACGCGTAGCCCTGGTTGGGGTTCTGCTGCTGCGGATAGCCGTACCCCTGGCCGGGGTGCGGCTGGGCGGGCAGTTGCGGATAGCCGTACGTGGGGGAGGGCGGACCGGGCGGTGGCGGTTCGGCCGGAGGGGCGGCGGGGGCGGGCGTGGGGGGCACGACCGCGGTGGGGAGCCAGGGGGCGCTGTCGGGCGCGGAGTGCTGCGGTGTGTTCCCGGGGTGCGCGGCGTCGAGGGGCGCGCTGTCCGGGGCCGCGTCGTCCGGCACCGCGTCCGTCGGGTCTTCCGAGTCCAGCAACCCCACGGCATGGCGGCCGAGTTGGGCGATGAGCGCGCCCGGCAGCCAGGGTTCCGCGCTGTCGCCCTCGTCCAGCCGCTCCAGGATCTCGTCCGTGGACGGACGGGCCCCGGGGTCCTTGCGGAGGCAGTCCTGGATCAGTTCCACGAGGTCGACCGGCACCCCGGTCAGGTCCGGTTCCTCCTGCGCGATCCGGAACAGCAGCGCGTGCACCCCGCTGGCTGCCGCACCGAACGGAAGCCGCCCTGTCGACGCGTACGCCAGCACCGACCCCAGGCAGAACACGTCGCACGCCATGGTCACGCGCTCGCCGCGCACCTGCTCGGGCGACATGAAGCCGGGCGAGCCGACCAGGGCGCCGGTGCGGGTGAGGCCGCCGTCGGTGACGGTGTCGAGGGCCCGGGCTATGCCGAAGTCGATGACGCGCGGGCCGTCGATCGTCAGCAGGATGTTGGACGGCTTGAGGTCGCGGTGGATGAGTCCCGCGGAGTGGATGGCCCGGAGGGCGTGGGCGAGACCGGCACCCAGTATGTGGACGGAGCGGTCGGGCAGCGGGCCGTACGCCCCGGGGGCCGGGCCCGCCGAGGTGCTCGCGCGCCCCGAGACGGTGGCCTGGAGGGAGGGGCCGGCGACGTAGCCGGTGGCGACCCACGGCACGGCGGCCTCGGTGTCGGCGTCCAGCACGGGGGCGGTCCAGGTGGAGCCGACCCGGCGGGCGGCCTGCACCTCCTTCCGGAACCGGTCGCGGAACTCCTGCTGTTCGGCGAGTTCCTCGCGGACCAGTTTGATGGCGACCACGCGTCCGCGGTCCGAGCGGGCCAGGTACACCTGGCCCATGCCACCGGCGCCGAGCCGGCCCAGCAGGCGGTAGGCGCCGATGCGTTGTGGATCGGTGGCCCCGAGCTTCTCCATGGTGTGCAGTCCTCCCCCGTACGGCGACACGCCGGACGGGGTCGAGAATAGCGGCGCGGTTTGCCCCGGCGGGTGCCGGTGCGCGGGGGAGGTCCGCCGGGCGCCTCGGGCGCGCGAGGGGCGCCGGGCGCCTCCGGGCCGGGCGGGTGCGGGGTGCGGGGCGTGTCCATGGCCTCGGACCATCGACCGGGCGATCCCGGGGACCGGCAGCGGCGTCGACGGCCCGGGGTCTCGCGAGGACCCGACACCCTGCCGAACCAGGCGGCCCACGCCATACAAGGTGGCCATACCCGCCGCCGCCCGCCGCCGCCTACGCTCGTCGCATGACCCCTCATCCCCCTGTCGACTCCGCCGCCGGCGCGGCCGTCAAGGCCGCCGACCGCGCGCACGTGTTCCACTCCTGGTCCGCCCAGGGCCTGATCGACCCGCTCGCCGTCGCCGGCGCCGAGGGGTCGTACTTCTGGGACTACGACGGCAACCGCTACCTGGACTTCACCAGCGGCCTCGTCTACACCAACATCGGGTACCAGCACCCCACCGTCGTCGCCGCGATCCAGGAGCAGGCGGCGAAGATGACCACCTTCGCGCCCGCCTTCGCGATCGAGTCGCGCTCCGAGGCCGCACGCCTCATCGCCGAGCGCACCCCCGGTGACCTGGACAAGATCTTCTTCACCAACGGCGGCGCCGAGGCCGTCGAGAACGCCGTCCGGATGGCCCGGCTGCACACCGGCCGTACGAAGGTGCTCTCCGCCTACCGCTCGTACCACGGCGCCACCTCCACCGCGATCAACCTGACCGGTGACCCGCGCCGCTGGGCGTCCGACAACGGCTCCGCGGGCGTCGTCCGTTTCTGGGCCCCGTTCCTCTACCGCTCGCCGTTCTACGCACAGACCGAGGCGGAGGAGTGCGCCCGCGCGCTCCAGCACCTGGAGGACACCCTCGCCTACGAGGGCCCGTCGACCATCGCCGCGATCATCCTGGAGACCATCCCGGGCACCGCCGGCATCATGACGCCGCCGCCCGGCTACCTCGCCGGCGTCCGCGAGATCTGCGACCGGTACGGCATCGTCTTCGTCCTCGACGAGGTCATGGCGGGCTTCGGGCGCACCGGCAAGTGGTTCGCCGCCGACCACTTCGACGTCACGCCCGACCTGATGACCTTCGCCAAGGGCGTCAACTCCGGTTACGTACCGCTCGGCGGCGTCGCCATCTCCGCCGAGATCGCCGCCACCTTCGAGACCCGCCCCTACCCCGGCGGCCTCACCTACTCCGGCCATCCGCTGGCCTGCGCCGCCGCCGTCGCCACCATCCACGTGATGGAGGACGAGAAGGTCATCGAGAACGCCGCCCACATCGGCGAGACGATCCTGGGCCCCGGTCTGCGCGAGCTCGCCGAGAACCACCCGTCGGTCGGCGAGGTCCGCGGCCTCGGCGCGTTCTGGGCGCTGGAGCTGGTCCGCAACAAGGAGACCCGCGAGCCGCTGGTCCCGTACAACGCGACGGGCGAGGCCAACGCGCCGATGGCGGCCTTCGGCGCGGCGGCGAAGAAGAACGGCCTGTGGCCCTTCATCAACATGAACCGCACCCACGCCGTTCCTGCCTGCAACGTCACCGAGGCCGAGGCCAAGGAGGGCCTGGCCGCTCTCGACGTGGCGCTGTCGGTGGCCGACGAGCACACCGCGTAGCGACGAGCACACCGCGTAACGCTGCCGCGCCCCTCCCTTTTCCCCTCGTCTAAGGTGACCCGAGGCCGAAACAGGGGAGGGGCGCCCATGCGCGCGAGCGGAGCGGTCACCCGCAGTACGCTGCGGCAGCAGATCGCGGACGCGTTGCGTGACGAGGTGCTGGCCGGGCGTTTGCTGCCGGGACGGGAGTTCACCGTCAAGCAGATCGCCGAGCAGTACGGCGTCTCCGCGACCCCCGTCCGCGAGGCGCTCTTCGATCTCTCCGCGCAGGGCCTGCTCGAATCCGACCAGCACCGCGGATTCCGGGTCCACGAGTTCACCGTCGCGGACTACCGCGCGATGGTGGAGGCCCGCACCCTGGTCATGGACGGGGTCATCCGCGACGTCTTCACGGGGGAGCTCCCCTCGCTGCCGGAGCAGGAGGCCTACCGGGACGCGCTCGTCTCCGTACGCCGCCGGGCCGAGGAGGCCTCCCGCGCGGCGCGCGGCGGCGATCTGGACATCCTCATCGGCTACGACCTGCGCTTCTGGCGCGAGCTGGGCGCGCTCGTCGGCAACAGCTACATCACCGACTTCCTCCACCGGCTGCGCGTCCAGGCCTGGGTGTTCGCCGTCCCGTACCTGCGCGGCGACACCGACGTACGCGACTGGCTGTGGAACGGGCACCCCGACCTCGTCACCGCGATCTCGCACCGCGACCGCGACGCCCTGCGCAGGGCCGTCGAGGACTACAACGGCCACGCCCTGACCTGGGCGGACCGGCTGGCGGCCGGAGACCCGGCCCATCCGGGACACGCACCGCGGCCGGACGGGCCGGCGGCCCAGGGGCGTCCGGGAACCTGACCGGTCCGGACAGACGGGCGGCAGAGGACGGACGGCAGACGGGCGGCAGACGGGCGGCAGACGGACGGGCGGCAGACGGGCGGCAGACGGACGGTCGGGCCGGACCGGTCGTGAACCGGTCGTGAACCGGTCGTGA
This genomic interval from Streptomyces sp. NBC_00464 contains the following:
- a CDS encoding RNA-guided endonuclease InsQ/TnpB family protein, producing the protein MQLRYAFRMYPNGPQRSALARAFGCSRVVYNDALRARETARMEGLPFVTSAELSKQVTAAKKAGERAWLSEVSAVVLQQSLRDLDTAYRYFFDGLKGKRPRMGAPRFKSRKDNRQAVRFTANARWKITNGGGLSLSKIGDVRVKWSRTLPSVPSTVTVIKDAAGRYFCSFVVETGTDDTLPEVAGQAGIDLGLTHFAILSDGTKIDSPRFLRRAEKKLKREQRRLSRKAKGSNNRTKARIKVARAHARVADARREFHHQLSTKLIRENQAVAVEDLAVKGLARTRMAKSIHDAGWSAFLTMLEYKAARYGRTLVRIGRFEPTSQVCSQCGVKDGPKPLHIREWECSACGAVLDRDINAAVNVAKAAGLAVSACRARVRPGLVPAQREEAGTRRDGQPTVVGISSL
- the dnaN gene encoding DNA polymerase III subunit beta — protein: MEFRIERGELADAVAWAARVLPTRSPVPVLGGLLLEAADGTLCISGLDYEASARIEVPAEIVRPGKVLVMGRRLLDVCRVLPEGAVECGVEGSRFTVTGSGAGFGLSVLPLDDYPALPPLPGVLGAVDGQEFADAVADVSVAAGRDDTLPTLTGIRLGLDGDRMTLAATDRYRFAVRRLAWKPAAADVSADVVVSARRLSEIARSFGRAGMVSLALDSGSAGFELGGMRTTVRLLDGRLPRHDKLFALADPVTAVTEREPLVEAVKRVSVVADGDSPLQFAFVGDSVLLQAGYEDDVASQRLPAELTGAHELTVAFNPSYLMDALSTFDTPVVRFQLMGPGQRAMVTGHTDREAAAGPQEPSHQHLLMSVKPLM
- the tnpA gene encoding IS200/IS605 family transposase — its product is MAEYQNIRTGRHCTFALHAHLVFVTKFRHKVFTDAHLRRMEEIMRDVAKDFECEIVEFNGENNHVHLLVNFPPKVALSKLVNSLKGVSSRRLRQEHPELVRHYWRAQRLWSGSYFAGSVGGAPLSIVRQYIEQQNRPL
- a CDS encoding serine/threonine-protein kinase; this translates as MEKLGATDPQRIGAYRLLGRLGAGGMGQVYLARSDRGRVVAIKLVREELAEQQEFRDRFRKEVQAARRVGSTWTAPVLDADTEAAVPWVATGYVAGPSLQATVSGRASTSAGPAPGAYGPLPDRSVHILGAGLAHALRAIHSAGLIHRDLKPSNILLTIDGPRVIDFGIARALDTVTDGGLTRTGALVGSPGFMSPEQVRGERVTMACDVFCLGSVLAYASTGRLPFGAAASGVHALLFRIAQEEPDLTGVPVDLVELIQDCLRKDPGARPSTDEILERLDEGDSAEPWLPGALIAQLGRHAVGLLDSEDPTDAVPDDAAPDSAPLDAAHPGNTPQHSAPDSAPWLPTAVVPPTPAPAAPPAEPPPPGPPSPTYGYPQLPAQPHPGQGYGYPQQQNPNQGYAYGYPQQPGFGPTPPYGPPHPAGAQPPAPAPARRSAGSTVALVAIAVLVAIGAGGSVYALMSDRGASTAGPADPSPSDGSSHSPSPDGPQDPSPSDDGQNGDDGQNGNDEGAVPEAYLGTWSGSIDNAAGHSTRELVIQQGQVGEAVLTLTAEGPLDTGGTYHCVFEADLATEPSDGEPVSLGPSAVTQGEPMTSCTPGSATTLTLRPDGTLSRVNTDSGEKLTYTKSG
- a CDS encoding GntR family transcriptional regulator; translation: MRASGAVTRSTLRQQIADALRDEVLAGRLLPGREFTVKQIAEQYGVSATPVREALFDLSAQGLLESDQHRGFRVHEFTVADYRAMVEARTLVMDGVIRDVFTGELPSLPEQEAYRDALVSVRRRAEEASRAARGGDLDILIGYDLRFWRELGALVGNSYITDFLHRLRVQAWVFAVPYLRGDTDVRDWLWNGHPDLVTAISHRDRDALRRAVEDYNGHALTWADRLAAGDPAHPGHAPRPDGPAAQGRPGT
- a CDS encoding aspartate aminotransferase family protein codes for the protein MTPHPPVDSAAGAAVKAADRAHVFHSWSAQGLIDPLAVAGAEGSYFWDYDGNRYLDFTSGLVYTNIGYQHPTVVAAIQEQAAKMTTFAPAFAIESRSEAARLIAERTPGDLDKIFFTNGGAEAVENAVRMARLHTGRTKVLSAYRSYHGATSTAINLTGDPRRWASDNGSAGVVRFWAPFLYRSPFYAQTEAEECARALQHLEDTLAYEGPSTIAAIILETIPGTAGIMTPPPGYLAGVREICDRYGIVFVLDEVMAGFGRTGKWFAADHFDVTPDLMTFAKGVNSGYVPLGGVAISAEIAATFETRPYPGGLTYSGHPLACAAAVATIHVMEDEKVIENAAHIGETILGPGLRELAENHPSVGEVRGLGAFWALELVRNKETREPLVPYNATGEANAPMAAFGAAAKKNGLWPFINMNRTHAVPACNVTEAEAKEGLAALDVALSVADEHTA
- a CDS encoding Ig-like domain repeat protein; this encodes MRTRRISTATSLAVLFSSVVLVGGAANPAAADSSKILPAASVGDIVTDGVHKRVFISDPTGGKVLVTDYDGALVATLPSLPGVTGLDLSADSGTVYAAVPGADAIVAIDTAALTESARYDTGIGTGPKYPALAGGKLWFGYGPTGAGHIGSLDLTGPEPVVNVDQETAGTWYLAPTLASTPGAPGVLAVGVESQSPTELDTYDVSSGTATRTASTFTGANLRDLALSPDGTQLVVASGSPYNHQAYRTSDLTPDISYPSDAYPNAVDIAPDGTVAAGIDGWYEPDVYVYKQGVTAKPVRTYDFPNTGNSSGADTLDPAGLAWAPDTSRLFAVTVNSYGDRSLRVLTDPNRSVTTVTVDAPEKTKRGKKLMVTGRAESNAPFAAGATATVTRTDLESPAGKVLPPVELKPDGAFHFIDTPPAGSTVTYKVSYAGDATHSPGSGSDKVAVSRAASSLTLNRNKGLYAYGTDVSFTAHLGTTYKNRAVELWVDPFGHDRPKQLAKTGTVDSKGNLSTTVDMTRDTTVTAVFKGDARYAPKTVTSTAYAKVAVSTTISKQYKTVKIGSTSYAYFHKTTNPVFTTKMTYYKNRSHLLSLELYYGGKWYDAGSQYFPLGTAGSIVTLTGTHETGYRMRVRASYVNDASGDNVNSTTHGAWKYFYFTK